GGACCACTTGGAACAATATTAAAAGAACTACTTGTTGCTTGAGTTGCTTGATTTGTTACAATTGGAGCCTGTTGTGATGCAAGATTAGAATCCTGCTGCTGTAAATTTGCTTTAGCTGATAGTCCTGCTGCTTCTTTCTGCTTAAGCTCTTCACGTAACGCGTCATTTTGCGCCTTTTGCTCAAGAATTTGTGCCTGCATTCCTTCTAACTCAGTTTTCATATTATTTAATTCTGCCAGTTTCGTTTCCATAGAAGTCTGTTTTTCTTCGACTTTTTTCACATCAGCCTCATGCTTTTCCATTAAATCCTTGTCAGCATTCATGATGGTTGCAACGGCACCAACGCGTTCTACAAAATCACCAAAACTAGATGAACCAAGTAACACATCAAAATATTGAGTGGTTCCACCAGTCTCTTGGTAAGAACGGGCACGTTCTTTCAAAATCTGATTACGTTTCTCGATTGCTGCTTTTAAACTAGCAATCTCTTCTTCCATGTTTTTAATCTCTTGATTTGTAGTAGCAATATCGCTCTCCGTTTTAGAGATCATGTTTTGATTATCGATAACGGCTTGTTCTGCACGCTTAAGTTGTTCGTTTAATTTTGAAAGTTCATCTTGAACCTGATATATTTCTTGGTTTGCCTGTTGAATTTGAGTTTGAATAGTTGCTCGCTGGCTGGAAATTGTATCAGCCTTTGCTGTAGGTAGAGCAAATACACTTCCTAATCCTAGCATTACAGTTGTGTTAAGTACAATCAGTTGCTTTTTAACCATTTTGCCCCTGCTTTCTCTATCGTTCTGTAAATCATGCAATCTAAAAAACACCTATGTATCTAAGATGCATTTCAAATCATCTTAACGATTTTATCTGAAAACCTTTACATGTTCGATTCATAATTTGAAGTATAACATGGAATTTTATCAGCAAGGTTATAAATAGATTACAATTATATTTCAAATGCTACAGATTGCGACATTTTTTGTAGAATGTTCACAATTTAACGCAAAATAAAGATAAAAATTTGCGGAATAATGAATGAATAGAAAAAAACCATCCTTTTTCTGACAAGTGAAGGATGGTTTTGAACGATTGTAACCATTTTTTCATTTACTTTTTTTTCGTCTTTTTTTCCTCAGCACGCCTTATATTTTCTTCCATTCTAAATTTGACAATTTCAGCTATTAATTCATAAGGCATCGGTTTCTCTAAAGGGAATTGAACCGATCCTTTCGCTCCTTTATATCCTAATAACTTTTCCTTAAATGCAGTGATACCACTCGGTGCAGGATAAAAGCCTATATGTTTTTTATAGGCGGCAAAATGGACCAAATTCCCATGAAAATCAAAGGTTGGCATTTGGTAACTAATCTTTTCCTTTGCATCTGGTGCAGACTCTTTTATTACATTCCTTAAAGTTTCGAGAATTTCTTGAACATTTGGAGGAAATTGAATGATGTATTCATCAATTGTTTCGAATTTTATCCCAGTCTTTTCCATATCAGCAATTGATCCCCTTTATTAGCCAATTGAAGCAATAGGAT
The DNA window shown above is from Bacillus sp. T3 and carries:
- a CDS encoding coiled-coil domain-containing protein is translated as MVKKQLIVLNTTVMLGLGSVFALPTAKADTISSQRATIQTQIQQANQEIYQVQDELSKLNEQLKRAEQAVIDNQNMISKTESDIATTNQEIKNMEEEIASLKAAIEKRNQILKERARSYQETGGTTQYFDVLLGSSSFGDFVERVGAVATIMNADKDLMEKHEADVKKVEEKQTSMETKLAELNNMKTELEGMQAQILEQKAQNDALREELKQKEAAGLSAKANLQQQDSNLASQQAPIVTNQATQATSSSFNIVPSGPVVAPSASASEKIAVVTTVGNRYIGNSVYVFGGGRTASDVANGRFDCSGFVHWAFSQAGISIGSSTDSLKNSGRRVSTSEMRPGDLVFFNTYKTDGHVGIYLGGGKFIGSQSSTGVAVANMSSGYWASTFNGRVVRIIE
- a CDS encoding iron chaperone, whose amino-acid sequence is MEKTGIKFETIDEYIIQFPPNVQEILETLRNVIKESAPDAKEKISYQMPTFDFHGNLVHFAAYKKHIGFYPAPSGITAFKEKLLGYKGAKGSVQFPLEKPMPYELIAEIVKFRMEENIRRAEEKKTKKK